In Desulfonatronospira thiodismutans ASO3-1, a single window of DNA contains:
- the hflC gene encoding protease modulator HflC translates to MKIAAFFPVALLVGIIVFSLSIFTVDEREYALVLQFGEHKRTIKEPGLHFKIPLIQSATLIDKRVQTSDVGADEFLTVDMERLLIDHVTRWHVKDALLFYMTVRNVREAQGRIQNVVVAELRDVVSNQSILNVIAEEREALMTLVSERARERIEDFGIMVNDVRMKRVDFPSEVEENVFARMEAERERIAARHRAEGEEIAMEVRAQADADRERILGEGEALATETFAEGFTEDVLMVTDQEGNAVAGAFVSINGRDVGLTDAAGRITIAFPKVDEVRVRAQVEIEDQLRRGTLEGDLEDGYTMDVSRSGDLHLEFEGRPATYLGYLADEEFFRFQKSLSTYRRVMLPSSTTMVMSTDADLFDYLGGPGMPVEIDLE, encoded by the coding sequence ATGAAAATAGCGGCTTTTTTTCCGGTGGCCCTGTTAGTGGGCATCATCGTTTTCTCCCTGTCCATATTTACAGTGGACGAAAGGGAATATGCCCTGGTTCTGCAGTTTGGTGAGCACAAGCGCACTATTAAAGAGCCGGGCCTTCACTTCAAGATCCCCCTGATCCAGTCGGCAACCCTTATAGACAAAAGGGTACAGACCAGCGATGTCGGTGCTGACGAGTTTTTGACCGTGGATATGGAAAGGCTTTTAATCGACCATGTCACCCGCTGGCATGTAAAAGACGCTCTTCTTTTCTATATGACCGTGCGCAATGTCCGGGAGGCCCAGGGCCGGATCCAGAACGTGGTTGTTGCAGAACTAAGAGACGTTGTCAGTAACCAGTCCATTCTCAATGTCATTGCCGAGGAGCGTGAAGCCCTCATGACACTGGTCAGCGAGCGGGCCAGGGAGCGCATAGAAGATTTCGGGATCATGGTCAATGATGTGCGCATGAAGCGCGTTGATTTCCCCTCGGAAGTCGAGGAGAATGTCTTTGCCCGTATGGAGGCGGAAAGAGAGAGAATAGCAGCCAGGCACCGGGCCGAGGGCGAGGAGATAGCCATGGAGGTCAGGGCCCAGGCTGATGCAGACAGGGAGAGAATCCTGGGTGAAGGTGAAGCCCTGGCCACGGAGACGTTTGCCGAGGGGTTCACCGAGGATGTGCTGATGGTCACCGACCAGGAAGGAAATGCTGTGGCCGGAGCCTTTGTCAGCATCAACGGCAGGGACGTGGGCCTCACTGATGCAGCCGGGCGCATCACCATTGCCTTTCCCAAAGTGGACGAGGTGAGGGTGCGGGCGCAGGTGGAAATAGAAGACCAACTTAGAAGGGGCACCCTGGAAGGAGATCTGGAAGACGGGTATACAATGGATGTGTCCAGGTCCGGAGATCTTCACCTGGAGTTTGAAGGAAGGCCGGCTACTTACCTGGGATACCTGGCCGACGAAGAGTTCTTCCGTTTTCAGAAGTCTCTTAGTACATATCGGAGGGTTATGCTGCCAAGCAGCACAACCATGGTCATGAGCACCGACGCGGATTTATTTGACTATCTGGGCGGTCCGGGCATGCCAGTGGAGATTGACCTGGAATAA
- a CDS encoding acyl-CoA dehydratase activase, translated as MTYDVGLDVGSVSINCCVVDSHGEIAFEAPYKRHFGLILEETRKTLSDIYNRFDPAQIDSVSFTGSQGQIVSQLLDAPFEVETIAQVLGTTRVLPGVRSLIAIGGQDAALFQLEYDQDNNWYLEAFNLNSPCASGTGSFIDQQAERLAYAMYGGDFEMDQNQLQKVLRDFIALGLQSTYPAPVACRCTVFTKSDMIHLQNKGESLSNIIAGLHHGTAANYLSTIVSNRELHEPVAFIGGMAENELLVQAFRKHFPQLQVPEHHTALGALGTALQSQKQGRKNTVKPESLDESMATSAYSFPRAETLELNLSHFDPDNSLKPVKSPARGTIKAFLGIDIGSTSTKYSLVDEQGRIIHKRYVATKGKPIEVAQELLQHLDQEVGDKIDLQAVGTTGSGRNVVGDFLDADLIIDEITAHARGAVKVDSGIDTIFEIGGQDSKYISIQDSHPVDFVMNKICAAGTGSFLHELANKMNINIVGQFQDIALSAPAPVNLAERCTVFMESDLVGYSQKGAKRDDLIAGLCFAIVRNYLHRVVESRHIGNKIMFLGGPSLNKGIVAAFEQVLQKPVIVPKNREVMGAYGTALAVQEKFNSGEIKVKERDLKDLAAIEVNFKESICRADKNCHNECKLKIYNFGGRKSIWGGDCGRYEASTVQGRTKDNFFLLRGELFNQHLPQDALVDWKSMEKPRPGQPIVGIPMALHSLEWGILWANIFSELGLNVLFSPATNHDIASTGVESMTAETCFPVKVFHGHVNHLQRSPADYLFLPNPINVPTPDEDGERGVLCPMVESSQYMATAALQLDESRLIRPTLFLKEGIESIAQNLYKALPPGLKFREKEVQRAVSLAWVRQMEFKKTMQQKGREIISGLDQTSPVWVVTGRPYNLYDERLNLRLGRQLAKLDITALPMDFVDFEQVNLKDFPRMYWGLGGRILRTAKLIAQKPNWFGVHLTNFSCGPDSFLEHFFGHILQQKPPLVLELDEHSAVAGVLTRIEAYKNVVQNILKENLVKKEKRTSLDQAVGQ; from the coding sequence ATGACATACGATGTGGGCCTGGATGTGGGCTCTGTAAGCATAAACTGCTGCGTGGTGGATTCCCATGGGGAGATAGCATTCGAAGCCCCTTACAAACGTCACTTCGGTCTGATCCTGGAAGAAACCAGGAAGACTCTGAGCGATATATACAATCGCTTTGACCCGGCACAGATAGACTCCGTTTCCTTTACCGGCAGCCAGGGTCAAATCGTCAGTCAGTTGCTGGATGCCCCCTTCGAGGTGGAAACCATTGCCCAGGTCCTGGGCACCACCCGGGTATTGCCCGGTGTACGTTCTTTAATAGCCATAGGCGGACAGGATGCCGCCCTTTTCCAGCTGGAATACGACCAGGACAACAACTGGTATCTGGAGGCCTTCAACCTCAACTCTCCCTGCGCCTCGGGCACGGGATCATTTATAGACCAGCAGGCTGAACGCCTGGCCTACGCCATGTACGGGGGTGATTTTGAAATGGACCAGAACCAGTTGCAAAAGGTCCTGCGCGACTTTATTGCCCTGGGGCTGCAAAGCACCTACCCGGCACCTGTTGCCTGCCGTTGCACCGTCTTTACCAAATCGGACATGATCCATTTGCAGAATAAGGGCGAATCCCTGAGCAACATCATTGCCGGACTGCACCACGGCACTGCCGCCAACTACCTGAGCACCATTGTTTCCAACCGCGAACTGCACGAACCCGTTGCCTTCATAGGCGGCATGGCCGAAAATGAGCTTCTGGTCCAGGCCTTTAGAAAACACTTTCCCCAGCTCCAGGTTCCAGAACATCACACAGCCCTGGGTGCCCTGGGCACTGCACTGCAGTCGCAGAAGCAGGGACGTAAAAACACGGTTAAGCCGGAAAGCCTGGACGAAAGCATGGCCACTTCCGCTTACAGCTTTCCCAGGGCCGAGACCCTGGAGCTCAACCTGTCCCATTTTGATCCGGACAACAGCCTAAAGCCCGTCAAGTCTCCAGCCAGAGGAACAATCAAGGCCTTTCTGGGTATAGATATCGGCTCCACTTCAACCAAATACAGCCTGGTGGACGAACAGGGCAGGATCATCCACAAGAGATACGTAGCCACCAAAGGCAAACCCATCGAAGTTGCCCAGGAACTGTTGCAGCACCTGGATCAGGAAGTCGGGGATAAAATCGACCTGCAGGCTGTAGGCACCACTGGATCCGGAAGAAACGTGGTGGGTGATTTTCTGGACGCTGACCTGATTATCGATGAAATCACCGCTCATGCCAGGGGCGCGGTGAAAGTGGACAGCGGCATAGACACCATATTTGAAATAGGCGGCCAGGATTCCAAATATATATCCATCCAGGATTCCCATCCCGTGGACTTTGTCATGAACAAGATCTGCGCCGCCGGCACTGGAAGCTTTCTGCACGAACTGGCCAACAAGATGAACATAAATATCGTGGGCCAGTTCCAGGATATAGCCCTGTCTGCTCCGGCCCCGGTGAACCTGGCCGAAAGGTGCACGGTTTTCATGGAATCTGACCTGGTGGGATATTCTCAGAAAGGGGCCAAAAGAGACGACCTCATCGCCGGGCTTTGTTTCGCCATTGTGCGCAACTATCTGCACCGGGTGGTGGAAAGCAGGCACATCGGCAACAAGATAATGTTTCTGGGAGGCCCTTCTCTGAACAAGGGCATAGTCGCCGCTTTTGAGCAAGTTTTGCAAAAGCCTGTGATTGTTCCCAAAAACAGGGAGGTCATGGGCGCTTACGGTACAGCCCTGGCTGTGCAGGAAAAGTTCAATTCCGGGGAAATCAAAGTCAAAGAGCGCGACCTCAAGGACCTGGCCGCCATCGAGGTCAATTTCAAGGAATCCATATGCCGGGCGGACAAGAACTGCCACAACGAATGCAAGCTCAAAATCTACAACTTCGGCGGACGCAAGAGTATCTGGGGCGGTGACTGCGGGCGTTACGAGGCCTCCACCGTTCAGGGGCGGACCAAGGACAATTTTTTCCTGCTGCGCGGCGAACTTTTCAACCAGCACCTGCCCCAGGATGCCCTGGTGGACTGGAAGAGCATGGAAAAGCCCCGGCCAGGGCAGCCGATTGTGGGCATCCCTATGGCCCTGCACTCCCTGGAATGGGGCATACTCTGGGCCAATATTTTCTCGGAACTGGGCCTGAACGTCCTGTTCAGCCCGGCTACCAACCATGACATTGCTTCCACAGGGGTGGAATCCATGACCGCCGAGACCTGTTTTCCGGTAAAGGTCTTTCACGGCCATGTTAACCACCTGCAGCGCAGCCCGGCGGACTACCTTTTTCTGCCCAACCCCATTAATGTGCCTACCCCGGATGAAGACGGGGAAAGAGGGGTGCTCTGCCCCATGGTGGAAAGCTCCCAGTACATGGCTACTGCTGCCCTGCAGCTGGATGAAAGCAGGCTTATCCGTCCCACACTTTTCCTCAAGGAGGGAATTGAAAGCATAGCCCAGAACCTTTACAAGGCCTTGCCCCCCGGGCTTAAATTCCGGGAAAAGGAAGTGCAGAGGGCAGTGTCCCTGGCCTGGGTCAGGCAGATGGAGTTCAAGAAGACCATGCAGCAGAAAGGCCGGGAGATCATCTCCGGCCTGGATCAGACAAGCCCGGTTTGGGTGGTTACAGGAAGGCCCTACAACCTCTACGACGAAAGGCTCAACCTGCGCCTGGGACGTCAGCTGGCCAAGCTGGACATAACCGCCCTGCCCATGGATTTTGTGGACTTTGAGCAGGTGAACCTTAAAGACTTTCCGAGAATGTACTGGGGCCTGGGAGGCCGCATACTGCGCACGGCCAAGCTCATCGCCCAGAAGCCCAACTGGTTCGGGGTACACCTGACCAATTTCTCCTGCGGACCGGACTCCTTTTTAGAACATTTTTTCGGTCACATCCTGCAACAAAAGCCGCCACTGGTCCTGGAACTCGATGAACACAGCGCCGTGGCCGGCGTGCTCACCCGCATCGAGGCCTATAAAAACGTAGTCCAGAACATCCTCAAGGAGAACCTGGTCAAAAAAGAAAAAAGAACCTCTCTGGATCAGGCTGTCGGGCAGTAG
- a CDS encoding acyl-[acyl-carrier-protein] thioesterase yields the protein MQHPTHTETGTIRVSQVDRSRRIKLTSLLDWMQDSAYTHSNLLEIFSTDRLLARNMSWVLMRKLIRIESFPCLGQTVRLTTFPSALNRYFAFRDFKLQDEKGTPLVLATTSWAVFDLEKRRIIRTPAEFIRDFSAPGPPCLEFSQARISPLEHPEYSEEIFLRENDLDLNAHVNHSLLGEWSLSCLPDELKQGRLLKELDIVYRSECTLEQGSVISLGAAFNSLGNSEDGTFYLHSLKTADHSREFSRAISCWQCSI from the coding sequence ATGCAACATCCCACCCATACTGAGACAGGCACCATCAGGGTCAGTCAGGTGGACAGAAGCCGCAGGATCAAACTTACCTCTCTTCTGGACTGGATGCAAGACTCGGCTTACACCCACAGCAACCTCCTGGAGATTTTTTCCACGGACAGGCTTCTTGCCCGCAACATGAGCTGGGTGCTCATGCGCAAGCTCATCCGTATCGAAAGTTTCCCCTGTCTGGGACAAACGGTCCGCCTGACCACCTTTCCATCAGCACTGAACCGCTACTTCGCTTTCAGGGACTTTAAACTCCAGGACGAGAAAGGCACCCCCCTGGTCCTGGCTACCACATCCTGGGCGGTATTCGATCTGGAAAAAAGAAGGATAATCAGGACCCCGGCAGAATTTATCCGGGATTTCTCAGCTCCAGGGCCGCCCTGTCTCGAATTTTCGCAGGCCAGAATCAGCCCTCTGGAGCATCCTGAATATTCAGAGGAAATCTTCTTAAGAGAAAACGACCTGGACCTGAACGCCCACGTCAATCACTCCTTGCTGGGGGAATGGTCTCTGTCCTGCCTCCCAGATGAATTGAAACAGGGCCGATTGTTAAAGGAACTGGACATAGTCTACCGTAGCGAGTGCACCCTGGAGCAGGGCTCAGTAATTTCCCTGGGTGCTGCATTTAACAGCCTGGGCAACAGTGAAGACGGGACTTTTTATCTGCATTCCCTCAAGACCGCCGACCATTCCAGAGAATTTTCCAGAGCAATATCCTGCTGGCAATGTTCCATTTGA
- a CDS encoding Mth938-like domain-containing protein: protein MIEAYSFGKMRIQGKDYTQDLKIIKGGVVPRWWRKSGHSVETDDVRDILEAAPDILILGKGRPGVMQSTPELRALLQQKGIELVEAGTDKALEEFNRRFSSGENVAAGFHLTC, encoded by the coding sequence ATGATTGAAGCGTATTCTTTCGGCAAAATGCGAATCCAGGGAAAGGATTATACTCAGGATTTAAAAATTATCAAAGGCGGGGTTGTGCCCCGGTGGTGGCGCAAATCCGGGCACAGTGTAGAGACCGATGATGTCCGGGATATTCTGGAGGCGGCTCCGGACATCCTGATCCTGGGCAAGGGGCGTCCCGGGGTGATGCAGAGCACTCCGGAACTAAGAGCCCTTTTGCAGCAAAAGGGCATAGAACTGGTGGAAGCAGGCACGGACAAGGCATTGGAAGAGTTCAACCGGCGTTTTTCCAGTGGGGAAAACGTTGCAGCCGGGTTTCATCTCACCTGTTGA
- a CDS encoding DEAD/DEAH box helicase, whose protein sequence is MNFTDFELDHRIQAGIKACGYKNPTAIQEQAIPVGLQGRDVMGLAQTGTGKTAAFVVPALQRLLQGKRGKPRVLVLSPTRELAEQTHEFFTALGRKTGLRCVSVYGGVSRSGQVQKIRSGVEIVVACPGRLLDLARDRAVNLSQVETLILDESDRMLDMGFMPDIRSIMKMLPPKRQNMLFSATMPADIRTLADEILDDPARVQVNHERALDSISQCLYPVKRRPKAEMLIELLREKQDGATLVFTRTKHMATRIAKRLSQAGFRARDLQGNMSQNNRQRVMKDFKRGSFNILVATDIASRGIDVAGIGHVVNFDMPDTAESYTHRIGRTGRADSCGDASTFVEPKDFGLIRAIERLQSQKLQRKSI, encoded by the coding sequence ATGAATTTTACAGATTTTGAACTTGACCACAGGATTCAGGCCGGAATCAAGGCCTGCGGATACAAGAACCCCACTGCAATCCAGGAGCAGGCCATTCCCGTGGGCCTGCAGGGCAGGGATGTCATGGGCCTGGCCCAGACCGGCACCGGGAAAACCGCCGCTTTTGTGGTGCCTGCTTTGCAGAGATTACTGCAGGGCAAACGGGGCAAGCCCCGGGTGCTGGTGCTTTCGCCCACCAGGGAGCTGGCAGAGCAGACCCATGAATTTTTCACTGCTCTGGGACGTAAAACAGGACTCAGGTGCGTCTCAGTATACGGCGGCGTGAGCAGGTCCGGGCAGGTGCAGAAAATCCGCTCCGGTGTGGAAATCGTGGTCGCCTGTCCCGGGCGTCTTCTGGATCTGGCCAGAGACCGGGCCGTAAATCTTTCGCAGGTTGAGACCCTCATCCTGGACGAAAGCGACCGCATGCTGGATATGGGTTTTATGCCCGATATCCGGAGTATCATGAAGATGCTGCCCCCAAAGCGCCAGAACATGCTTTTTTCAGCCACCATGCCTGCAGATATCCGGACTCTGGCCGATGAGATCCTTGATGATCCGGCCCGGGTGCAGGTTAATCATGAAAGGGCCTTAGACAGCATCAGCCAGTGCCTGTATCCGGTAAAGCGCAGGCCCAAGGCGGAAATGCTCATTGAACTGCTAAGGGAGAAACAGGACGGGGCTACACTGGTTTTCACCAGGACCAAGCACATGGCCACCAGGATCGCCAAGCGCCTGAGCCAGGCCGGATTCAGGGCCAGGGATCTGCAGGGGAATATGTCCCAGAACAACCGTCAAAGGGTCATGAAAGACTTCAAGAGAGGCAGCTTCAATATCCTGGTGGCCACGGACATCGCCTCCAGGGGCATTGACGTGGCCGGAATCGGCCATGTAGTAAACTTTGACATGCCGGATACCGCTGAAAGCTATACCCACCGCATAGGGCGTACCGGCAGGGCGGATTCCTGCGGTGACGCATCGACTTTTGTGGAGCCCAAGGACTTCGGTCTTATCCGGGCCATAGAAAGGCTTCAGTCCCAGAAGCTGCAGAGAAAAAGCATTTAA
- the hflK gene encoding FtsH protease activity modulator HflK — MNWDWEKLQQRNRQRKSGWEPGSGGGGPTPPDFTKIKEALNKWGDSRLILIILVIIMVGWLLTGFFRVEPGQVGVVQRFGAVVHVTEMGAGLNWHWPRPVGQATKVDTQQIRSFEIGFTRVEGRKRVNRDEALMLTKDKNIVHFEIIVHYQVQNPEEYLFEIENPEEVIKTTTESALRSAVGTLEIDRAIVAEGLSRIANNTQDLLQDLLDDYNSGLRVVNVRTERGDAPQEVRQAFHDVVRAMEDKERLIHRAEEYREDIIPRARGARAQRILEAQGEVKRFGQLLVEYRKAKGVTRQRLYLETIGDILPGVNKIIMDKDAAERVMLFPDGKGVRFETIETER, encoded by the coding sequence ATGAACTGGGACTGGGAAAAACTGCAACAGCGCAACAGGCAGAGAAAGTCCGGCTGGGAGCCGGGATCCGGTGGCGGAGGACCTACACCTCCAGACTTTACCAAGATCAAGGAAGCCTTGAACAAATGGGGCGACAGCAGGCTTATTTTGATTATACTGGTGATTATCATGGTCGGTTGGCTTCTGACCGGTTTTTTTCGGGTGGAACCGGGCCAGGTGGGCGTGGTGCAGCGTTTCGGGGCTGTGGTGCATGTGACCGAGATGGGTGCCGGCCTCAACTGGCACTGGCCCAGGCCCGTGGGCCAGGCCACCAAGGTGGACACTCAGCAGATCAGAAGCTTCGAGATAGGGTTCACCCGGGTTGAAGGCAGAAAACGCGTCAACCGGGATGAAGCATTGATGCTTACCAAAGACAAAAACATTGTCCACTTCGAAATAATAGTCCACTACCAGGTGCAGAATCCTGAAGAATACCTCTTCGAGATTGAAAATCCAGAGGAAGTCATAAAGACTACCACGGAAAGCGCTCTTCGAAGTGCCGTGGGCACTCTGGAGATAGACAGGGCCATTGTGGCCGAGGGGCTCAGCCGGATAGCCAACAATACCCAGGATCTGCTGCAGGATCTGCTGGACGACTACAATTCCGGTCTTCGTGTGGTAAACGTCAGGACCGAACGGGGCGACGCCCCCCAGGAAGTGCGTCAGGCCTTTCATGACGTGGTGCGGGCCATGGAGGACAAGGAAAGGCTTATCCACAGGGCAGAGGAATACAGAGAAGATATTATACCCAGGGCCAGGGGTGCAAGGGCTCAAAGGATTCTGGAGGCCCAGGGAGAAGTCAAGAGGTTCGGCCAGCTCCTGGTGGAATACCGCAAAGCCAAAGGCGTGACACGGCAGAGGCTCTACCTGGAGACCATCGGAGATATCCTTCCGGGCGTGAACAAGATTATTATGGACAAGGATGCCGCAGAAAGAGTGATGCTTTTTCCAGACGGAAAAGGTGTGCGGTTTGAAACCATTGAGACGGAAAGATAG
- a CDS encoding CoA activase: protein MQEQQFFEERLTKSVGQFDITGKTLLMPDMSPFGSRLLTSCFRAYGIPAQVMPTYDGLELGKEYTSGKECFPCQVTLGDILYYLKQEKERLGAEFSPGDYVYFMPEADGPCRFGMYNKMHRLVLDKFPEFEDVNITYLSSTDTYSSSMIMPEEKSKLFRRLAYVATIISDVLDRVVWRVRPYEKVPGETDAFMEGALQEMRDKIESIGESRDFNALYTLLEDIVKRASKLMDPDKPRRPLIGIIGEIYLRTHPQSNQHLIKEIETHGGEVVDASLGEWFNFVAYSNLRDTRRQWTQSWKKGDIQGMFNASRKWLDYQIEIKYQLWRQDQTFSRARKHLDIHEDHRIASLESRLDNDRLFNFDIGTEAAISIGGALEYVHENYDGVVNVFPFTCMPSTICSAILKPILLEKKVPYLDASYDGSIQPNRELAIRTFMYQAQQRQSRRNQAEK from the coding sequence ATGCAAGAACAACAATTCTTTGAAGAAAGATTGACCAAAAGTGTCGGCCAGTTTGACATCACGGGCAAGACCCTGCTCATGCCGGACATGTCTCCCTTCGGTTCCAGGCTTCTGACTTCCTGCTTCAGGGCCTACGGCATCCCGGCTCAGGTCATGCCCACCTACGACGGCCTGGAACTGGGCAAGGAATACACTTCGGGCAAGGAATGCTTCCCCTGCCAGGTAACACTGGGAGACATCCTTTACTACCTCAAGCAGGAAAAAGAACGCCTGGGGGCAGAATTTTCTCCCGGGGACTACGTCTACTTCATGCCCGAGGCGGATGGCCCTTGCCGCTTCGGCATGTACAACAAGATGCACAGGCTGGTCCTGGACAAGTTCCCCGAGTTCGAAGATGTAAATATTACCTATCTGTCTTCTACGGATACATATTCCTCGTCCATGATTATGCCCGAGGAAAAATCCAAGCTTTTTCGCCGCCTGGCCTACGTGGCCACCATCATCTCCGATGTCCTGGACCGGGTGGTCTGGCGGGTCAGGCCCTATGAAAAGGTCCCCGGCGAGACAGATGCCTTCATGGAAGGAGCACTGCAGGAGATGCGGGACAAGATCGAATCCATCGGGGAAAGCCGGGACTTCAACGCCCTGTACACTCTGCTGGAGGACATAGTTAAACGCGCCAGCAAGCTCATGGATCCGGACAAGCCCAGACGTCCCCTGATTGGAATCATCGGGGAAATCTATCTGCGCACCCATCCTCAGTCCAACCAGCACCTCATCAAGGAGATTGAAACCCATGGAGGAGAAGTTGTGGACGCCTCTCTGGGGGAATGGTTCAATTTCGTGGCCTATTCCAACCTGCGCGATACCCGGCGGCAATGGACCCAGTCCTGGAAAAAGGGAGACATCCAGGGCATGTTCAATGCTTCGCGCAAGTGGCTGGACTACCAGATCGAGATCAAGTACCAGCTCTGGCGTCAGGACCAGACATTTTCCCGGGCACGCAAGCACCTGGATATCCACGAGGATCATCGCATCGCCAGCCTGGAAAGCCGTCTGGATAACGACCGTCTGTTCAACTTCGACATCGGCACCGAAGCGGCCATAAGCATCGGCGGGGCCCTGGAATATGTGCATGAAAACTATGACGGGGTGGTCAATGTATTCCCCTTTACCTGCATGCCCAGCACCATCTGTTCGGCCATTTTAAAGCCCATTTTGCTGGAAAAAAAGGTCCCCTACCTGGACGCCTCATATGACGGCTCCATCCAGCCCAACCGGGAACTGGCCATAAGGACCTTCATGTACCAGGCCCAGCAGAGACAAAGCCGCCGCAACCAGGCGGAAAAATGA
- the metG gene encoding methionine--tRNA ligase, with translation MQEACKLESFFVSTPIYYVNARPHLGHAYTTIVADSINRLHRLRQKDTFFLTGTDEHGDKIVEAAEKNGLAPKEYADRISALFKEAWPWLEVENSAFIRTTDPEHVKCVQRFLNTVYENGDIYFGEYGGHYCFGCECFYMEKELQDGLCPDHLEKPRYLKEENYFFRMTRYLPALREHILNHPEFIQPERYRNEVLGMLGDELTDLCISRPKSRLTWGIELPFDSNFVTYVWFDALINYISALGWPHGEAFKRYWPGAYHLVAKDILKPHAVFWPTMLMSAGVDLYQGLRVHGYWTVQEAKMSKSLGNVVQPMDMVDKYGLAPFRYFLLREMQFGLDASFSEEALVNRLNSDLANDLGNLCSRTLAMTNKYFQGLVPEKSGLSQEDQEVVDAGLTALDEYVRLFGDFQFSKGLSVLWAFIGRLNKYVDASAPWVLYKEGQTERLQNVMYVLLEGLRKIALHLWPVMPSSSEELLSQLGTGFDLHKVDLEQEAGHWSGLKPGVRVAKKSNLFPRRELELKQETGKEKKDGAKAAESPQTSQVSFEDFLKLNMVTGRVLQADKVQGADKLLKLEVDIGEKKPRLIVAGLAQHFEPGDMQGRQVVVLANLAPKKIRGVTSHGMVLAVRHGQDMVLLTTTEGTEPGSRVS, from the coding sequence ATGCAGGAGGCGTGTAAATTGGAAAGCTTTTTTGTTTCCACTCCCATATACTACGTAAATGCCAGGCCGCACCTGGGCCATGCCTATACCACAATCGTGGCCGACAGCATAAACCGCCTGCACCGTCTGCGGCAGAAAGACACCTTTTTTCTGACAGGCACGGACGAGCACGGGGACAAGATAGTGGAAGCAGCTGAAAAAAACGGCCTGGCCCCGAAAGAGTATGCTGACAGAATAAGCGCCCTGTTTAAAGAGGCCTGGCCCTGGCTGGAAGTGGAAAACTCCGCCTTTATCCGCACCACTGACCCGGAACATGTAAAATGCGTGCAGCGCTTTCTTAATACCGTCTACGAGAATGGGGACATTTATTTCGGGGAGTACGGGGGGCATTACTGCTTTGGTTGCGAGTGCTTCTACATGGAAAAAGAACTCCAGGACGGACTCTGCCCGGATCACCTGGAAAAGCCCAGATACCTCAAGGAAGAAAATTATTTTTTCCGCATGACCAGGTACCTGCCCGCCCTGCGTGAACATATCCTGAACCACCCGGAATTCATCCAGCCGGAAAGGTATAGAAACGAAGTTCTGGGCATGCTGGGGGACGAACTGACAGACCTGTGCATATCCAGACCCAAATCCAGGCTGACCTGGGGTATAGAGCTGCCCTTTGACAGCAATTTTGTGACCTATGTCTGGTTCGATGCCTTGATAAACTATATCTCGGCCCTGGGCTGGCCCCACGGGGAGGCCTTTAAAAGATACTGGCCCGGAGCGTACCATCTGGTGGCCAAGGATATTTTAAAGCCCCACGCCGTTTTCTGGCCCACCATGCTCATGTCCGCCGGGGTGGACCTGTACCAGGGGCTGCGGGTGCACGGGTACTGGACGGTGCAGGAGGCCAAGATGTCCAAGAGCCTGGGCAACGTGGTCCAGCCCATGGACATGGTGGACAAATACGGCCTGGCACCCTTTCGCTATTTTCTCCTGCGGGAGATGCAGTTCGGCCTGGATGCCAGCTTTTCCGAAGAGGCCCTGGTGAACAGGCTCAATTCGGACCTGGCCAATGATCTGGGCAATCTGTGCAGCCGCACCCTGGCCATGACCAATAAGTATTTCCAGGGGCTTGTGCCGGAAAAGTCCGGGCTGTCCCAGGAGGACCAGGAGGTGGTGGATGCCGGGCTGACCGCTCTGGATGAATACGTACGCCTGTTCGGGGATTTTCAGTTTTCCAAGGGTCTCAGTGTACTCTGGGCTTTCATCGGCAGGCTGAACAAATACGTGGATGCAAGCGCCCCCTGGGTACTTTACAAAGAGGGACAGACTGAGCGGCTGCAAAATGTCATGTACGTCCTGCTGGAAGGACTGCGCAAAATAGCCCTGCACCTGTGGCCGGTGATGCCGTCCAGTTCGGAAGAGTTGCTCAGTCAGTTGGGCACCGGTTTTGACCTGCACAAAGTGGATCTGGAGCAGGAGGCCGGACACTGGTCAGGCCTTAAGCCTGGAGTCCGGGTGGCCAAGAAATCCAATTTGTTTCCCCGCCGGGAGCTCGAGCTTAAGCAGGAGACAGGCAAAGAGAAAAAAGACGGGGCAAAAGCTGCAGAGTCGCCGCAAACTAGTCAGGTCAGCTTTGAGGATTTTCTAAAGCTTAATATGGTCACCGGCAGGGTGCTGCAGGCGGACAAGGTTCAGGGAGCGGACAAGCTGCTTAAGCTCGAAGTGGATATCGGTGAAAAAAAGCCTCGTCTTATAGTGGCAGGACTGGCCCAGCACTTCGAGCCCGGGGACATGCAGGGGCGTCAGGTGGTGGTGCTGGCCAATCTGGCACCCAAGAAGATCAGAGGGGTAACCTCCCACGGCATGGTTCTGGCAGTGCGCCATGGACAAGACATGGTCCTTCTGACCACCACTGAAGGCACTGAGCCAGGCAGTCGGGTAAGTTGA